Proteins from a single region of Bdellovibrio bacteriovorus HD100:
- a CDS encoding LysR family transcriptional regulator — translation MPVRIENQVQWLNYHHLHYFHVIAKEGSIAKAAEKLNMGQPTLSIQLKQLEESLGKNLFERRKQRLFLTEAGKIAFEYADQVFRLGAEMVEVLQDRLQNNRVHVQIGALDSVPKPIISEVVLQAYKQGNCAVSVLEGAGNDLLRELSAHQIDLLLSNYPPNVDFQTVYAKSIAKLDVVVCASAKYKHLRRDFPYSLEGQPFIFPTIHSRLRRDLEHYFSVNGIRVDRIAETQDTSLQKLLGQEGVGLIPIVEVAASDLIREKKLVVLGTLPGIYEEIWLMAANRKIDNPIAAKLMKSFTL, via the coding sequence ATGCCGGTTCGTATCGAAAATCAGGTTCAATGGCTGAACTACCATCATCTGCACTATTTCCACGTTATTGCCAAAGAGGGCAGTATCGCCAAGGCCGCCGAAAAGCTGAACATGGGACAACCAACTCTTAGTATTCAATTAAAGCAGCTGGAAGAGTCCTTAGGGAAGAATCTTTTTGAAAGGCGCAAGCAACGCCTGTTTTTGACAGAAGCCGGGAAGATCGCCTTTGAATACGCCGATCAGGTGTTTCGCCTGGGGGCGGAAATGGTGGAGGTTTTGCAGGACCGTCTGCAGAACAACCGTGTGCACGTACAAATCGGTGCCCTGGACAGTGTGCCCAAACCTATCATTTCTGAAGTGGTGTTGCAGGCCTATAAGCAGGGGAACTGTGCGGTTTCGGTTCTGGAGGGGGCGGGTAATGATTTGCTTCGGGAGCTGAGTGCGCACCAGATTGATCTGCTGCTGTCCAACTATCCTCCGAATGTGGATTTTCAGACGGTGTATGCCAAATCCATCGCCAAGCTTGATGTGGTGGTGTGTGCTTCGGCGAAGTACAAACATCTGCGCCGTGATTTTCCGTATTCCCTGGAAGGTCAGCCGTTTATTTTCCCAACTATTCACAGCCGTCTGCGCCGGGATCTTGAGCACTATTTTTCGGTGAATGGAATTCGCGTGGACCGTATCGCTGAAACTCAGGACACCAGTTTGCAAAAGTTGCTGGGTCAGGAAGGGGTGGGACTGATTCCGATAGTGGAGGTTGCGGCCTCGGATCTGATCCGGGAAAAAAAGCTGGTGGTATTAGGGACGCTGCCGGGGATTTATGAAGAGATCTGGCTGATGGCGGCCAACCGCAAGATCGACAATCCGATTGCGGCAAAGCTGATGAAAAGTTTCACTTTATAA
- a CDS encoding TerC family protein, with protein MSEVLLFPFAEYWWFYAGFIAFVIGMLALDLGVFHKHSHTVSFKEATIWSIVWVSIAMLFNVGLYYYTLHLYPENPAIAKQVGLEFLTGYVIEKSLSIDNIFVFVVVFGFFSIPPKYQHRVLFYGILGALIFRAIFIALGSVLMQYQAVVLIFGVFLIFTGIKMMFQPDKEVDPSQNWLIKWLKKHIRVADRMHEDHFFIKENGVKLATPLFIALVFLEFTDIIFAVDSVPAIFAITKEPMLVFTSNIFAILGLRSLYFLLAGVVDKFHLLKYGLALTLVFVGLKMVWLNKLFGGHFPIGISLGIIFAFIGGSIAASLMFPKKES; from the coding sequence GTGTCCGAAGTTTTATTGTTCCCATTTGCTGAATATTGGTGGTTTTACGCGGGCTTTATCGCCTTTGTCATAGGTATGCTCGCCCTGGATTTGGGTGTATTTCACAAACACTCACATACGGTGAGTTTCAAAGAAGCCACGATCTGGTCGATCGTTTGGGTGTCCATCGCGATGCTCTTCAACGTCGGATTGTACTATTACACCCTGCACCTGTACCCCGAGAATCCCGCCATCGCCAAGCAGGTGGGGCTGGAGTTCCTGACAGGCTATGTAATTGAAAAATCCCTGTCTATCGATAATATCTTCGTCTTCGTTGTCGTATTCGGATTCTTCTCGATTCCGCCCAAGTACCAGCACCGCGTGCTGTTCTATGGTATCCTGGGCGCCCTGATCTTCCGCGCGATCTTCATTGCTCTGGGCTCAGTCCTGATGCAATACCAGGCTGTGGTTCTGATCTTCGGTGTGTTCCTGATTTTCACCGGTATTAAGATGATGTTCCAGCCGGACAAAGAAGTCGACCCATCCCAGAACTGGCTTATCAAATGGCTTAAAAAGCACATCCGCGTAGCCGATCGCATGCATGAAGATCACTTCTTCATCAAAGAAAACGGCGTGAAACTGGCGACTCCGCTGTTCATTGCCCTGGTGTTCCTGGAATTCACAGACATCATCTTTGCGGTGGACTCGGTGCCGGCGATCTTTGCCATCACCAAAGAACCAATGCTGGTGTTTACTTCCAACATCTTTGCGATCCTGGGCCTGCGTTCCCTGTACTTCCTGCTGGCTGGCGTGGTTGATAAATTCCACCTGCTGAAGTACGGTCTGGCTCTGACTCTGGTCTTTGTGGGCTTAAAAATGGTATGGCTGAACAAATTGTTCGGTGGCCACTTCCCTATTGGCATCTCTTTGGGAATCATTTTCGCTTTCATCGGTGGCTCTATTGCCGCTTCCCTGATGTTCCCGAAAAAAGAATCTTAA
- the thpR gene encoding RNA 2',3'-cyclic phosphodiesterase, producing MTRRLFLALNATDPLADTFLPTLKKLKINADRRDMTVKWVPTDNYHVTITFLGERPEEEVQRVADALAHVCQNFAPFDLKIEDVGAFSNEHDARVLWLGVQNKRSLNQFKEALDRELVDKNLLPQIEERAFSPHLTFGRLRNPRSVKDMISPFKRKSFGKIHVTEIVLYESTLQGAFPVYKPLARCQLTGSADLADGVPEQTDIDITFT from the coding sequence ATGACCAGACGACTGTTCCTTGCTCTCAACGCTACCGATCCTTTGGCAGACACCTTTCTGCCGACCTTAAAGAAACTCAAAATTAATGCTGATCGACGCGACATGACCGTGAAGTGGGTCCCGACGGACAACTACCACGTCACTATCACGTTTTTAGGCGAACGCCCCGAAGAAGAAGTTCAAAGGGTGGCCGATGCGCTGGCGCACGTGTGCCAGAACTTTGCCCCGTTTGATCTGAAGATCGAGGATGTCGGCGCTTTTTCAAACGAACACGATGCACGCGTACTGTGGCTGGGTGTGCAGAACAAAAGAAGTCTGAATCAATTCAAAGAAGCTCTGGATCGCGAGCTGGTGGACAAAAATCTGCTGCCGCAAATTGAAGAACGGGCATTTTCCCCGCATCTGACCTTCGGAAGACTTCGCAACCCGCGAAGTGTGAAGGACATGATCTCGCCGTTTAAACGCAAAAGCTTCGGCAAAATTCATGTCACGGAAATCGTACTGTATGAATCAACTTTGCAAGGGGCCTTCCCTGTGTACAAGCCCCTTGCCCGTTGCCAGCTGACCGGAAGCGCCGACCTAGCGGATGGCGTTCCCGAACAAACGGATATAGATATTACTTTCACGTAG
- a CDS encoding Ig-like domain-containing protein — protein MKKFLMSLALVFAPVFAFADVSVQPLNVEAKAQDQYLNYNFGTSFVHSARFQDFILTANGPDSTFIRGISVQGSFAYRVDTNCPQILMPGQQCTIRVIFHPSTTGSHWGDVTVHLRESNIYIRLFGNAIR, from the coding sequence ATGAAAAAGTTTTTGATGTCTTTGGCGTTGGTTTTCGCTCCAGTCTTTGCTTTTGCAGACGTGTCGGTTCAGCCACTGAACGTAGAGGCGAAAGCTCAGGATCAGTATCTTAACTACAATTTCGGGACTTCTTTTGTTCACTCGGCAAGATTTCAGGATTTCATTCTGACGGCGAACGGTCCTGATTCCACATTCATTCGTGGTATCAGCGTTCAGGGTTCTTTCGCGTATCGCGTGGACACCAACTGCCCGCAGATTCTGATGCCGGGTCAGCAGTGCACGATCCGCGTGATTTTCCATCCGTCGACAACTGGTTCTCACTGGGGTGATGTGACTGTTCACCTACGTGAAAGTAATATCTATATCCGTTTGTTCGGGAACGCCATCCGCTAG
- a CDS encoding NuoI/complex I 23 kDa subunit family protein gives MSVMQNNSEKSKWFLPGILGGLATTMKHLLKNLFNQKKMMTLNYPEEKYEYSPRFKGNHVLTVKKDGSLRCTACMLCATNCPAECIKITAAEHNDPTVEKFPISYEIDILRCVFCGFCEEACPVDAIRLGPEWQTPGVNGANFIYDINHLAYRPNLKGGILTHVDDEERHKAGI, from the coding sequence ATGAGCGTAATGCAAAACAACTCTGAAAAGTCCAAGTGGTTCCTGCCGGGGATTCTGGGTGGTCTTGCAACGACCATGAAGCACTTGCTGAAGAACTTGTTCAATCAGAAGAAAATGATGACCCTGAACTATCCAGAGGAGAAGTATGAGTACTCTCCTCGTTTCAAGGGCAATCACGTTCTGACGGTTAAAAAAGACGGTTCTTTGCGTTGCACGGCTTGTATGCTTTGCGCGACCAATTGTCCTGCAGAATGTATCAAGATCACGGCGGCGGAACACAACGACCCAACAGTCGAAAAATTCCCGATCAGCTACGAGATCGACATTCTTCGCTGCGTATTCTGCGGTTTCTGTGAAGAAGCCTGCCCGGTGGATGCAATCCGTCTGGGCCCTGAATGGCAGACTCCGGGCGTGAATGGTGCAAACTTCATCTACGACATCAATCACCTGGCATACCGTCCAAATCTTAAGGGCGGCATCCTGACTCACGTCGACGACGAAGAACGCCACAAAGCCGGCATCTAA
- a CDS encoding 2Fe-2S iron-sulfur cluster-binding protein encodes MPKCTINGKEVEVKEGTSIIEAMQQSGDRIAHYCWHPGLSVAGVCRLCMVEIEGNPRVQIACNTMVTEGMKINNTSEKVKDAVKWGLDFHLINHPLDCPICDQAGECGLQDQYMEYGKYDPEMAEHKQKKHKVVDLGPTVVLDSERCILCSRCVRFTEEVSKTNELGLFNRGDRTEIGTHDGMPLDNKYSLNTVDICPVGALTSKDFRFRQRVWYLKDAETVCNGCSTGCNVKVFYNKEGFFRVKPVYNEQVNGHWMCDEGRDIYKFVNREHRLLKAQVRNASGWTEMTAGAAAKNANEVLKNSQGDSLALVLTAQYTLEEFDAIVSSFVNEFKTKKVFFWINNKESFESFDGLLLRGDKNPNTKGLLKVLEKHGITATWADLTSGLNSGAIKTVVVAGPENMNAFPDFADRVKELSKASNLIWLQATKQDALMALTGNVWLIPTKTFVEKDGTFINHAGLEQKFKKATTIVSEALTLTEAALLMVGKNLAIPAVSATFMPNNQRDDQVTLEARKKNEFVFRRGSL; translated from the coding sequence ATGCCGAAATGCACCATTAATGGCAAAGAAGTCGAAGTAAAAGAAGGCACGTCGATCATCGAAGCCATGCAACAGTCTGGCGATCGTATCGCTCACTATTGCTGGCACCCGGGATTGTCCGTAGCCGGTGTTTGTCGTCTTTGCATGGTGGAGATCGAAGGAAATCCACGCGTTCAGATCGCTTGTAACACCATGGTTACTGAGGGCATGAAGATCAACAACACGTCTGAAAAAGTGAAAGACGCTGTGAAGTGGGGCTTGGACTTCCACTTGATCAATCACCCGTTGGATTGCCCTATCTGCGATCAGGCAGGTGAGTGCGGTCTGCAAGACCAGTACATGGAGTACGGCAAGTACGATCCTGAAATGGCCGAACACAAACAAAAGAAACACAAGGTTGTAGACCTGGGTCCGACAGTTGTTCTGGATTCCGAGCGTTGCATCCTTTGCTCCCGCTGTGTTCGTTTCACTGAGGAAGTATCCAAAACCAACGAACTGGGCCTGTTCAACCGTGGTGACCGCACTGAAATCGGCACTCACGATGGCATGCCTTTGGATAACAAGTATTCTTTGAACACTGTCGACATCTGCCCGGTGGGTGCGTTGACGTCCAAGGACTTCCGTTTCCGTCAGCGCGTTTGGTATCTAAAAGATGCTGAAACTGTATGTAATGGCTGCTCTACCGGCTGTAACGTAAAAGTCTTCTATAACAAGGAAGGTTTCTTCCGCGTGAAGCCTGTTTATAATGAGCAGGTGAACGGTCACTGGATGTGCGATGAAGGTCGTGACATCTACAAGTTCGTCAACCGTGAACATCGTCTGTTGAAGGCGCAGGTTCGCAATGCTTCCGGCTGGACAGAGATGACAGCAGGGGCGGCGGCGAAGAATGCCAATGAGGTTCTGAAGAACTCACAGGGTGATTCTTTGGCGCTGGTTCTGACGGCTCAGTACACGTTGGAAGAATTCGATGCGATCGTTTCCTCGTTCGTGAACGAGTTCAAAACCAAGAAAGTCTTCTTCTGGATCAACAACAAGGAATCCTTTGAAAGCTTTGACGGATTGTTGTTGCGCGGGGATAAAAACCCGAACACCAAAGGCCTGCTGAAAGTTCTGGAAAAGCACGGAATCACGGCGACCTGGGCGGATCTGACTTCCGGTTTGAATTCCGGAGCGATCAAAACCGTTGTGGTGGCGGGTCCGGAGAACATGAATGCGTTCCCTGATTTCGCAGATCGCGTGAAAGAGCTTTCCAAAGCTTCCAACCTGATCTGGCTGCAGGCGACCAAACAGGACGCTTTGATGGCATTGACTGGCAACGTATGGTTGATCCCGACAAAAACATTTGTTGAGAAAGACGGCACGTTCATCAACCACGCAGGTCTTGAGCAGAAGTTCAAAAAAGCGACGACGATTGTTTCCGAAGCACTGACTTTGACTGAAGCGGCGTTGTTGATGGTTGGCAAGAACCTGGCGATCCCAGCGGTGAGCGCGACGTTCATGCCGAACAATCAGCGTGACGATCAGGTGACACTGGAAGCCCGTAAAAAGAATGAGTTCGTGTTCAGAAGAGGTAGCCTATGA
- the nuoF gene encoding NADH-quinone oxidoreductase subunit NuoF yields the protein MSEVKMLTEFYHLPEYQTLAGYKAKGGYETLHKAFKMQPQAIIDEVKASGLRGRGGAGFPTGMKWGFLPKNGEPRYLLCNADEGEPGTFKDRMMMERAPHQLIEGMIISAFAIGSHKGYIYVRGEYVFPIECLNKAIKEAYAAGLLGKNILGSGFDFDLDVYRGAGAYICGEETGMISSLEGLKGQPKLKPPFPAVQGYLRKPTIVNNVETLAAVTYIIKDGAQAYRKHGTEKSAGTKLFSLSGNVMTPGNFEVPLGYPLMDLIMKEGGGMKPGRKLKAVIPGGSSAPVLTAEEVAKANLDYESLAGLGTMLGSGAVIVIDDSQCMVDMLGVLTHFYAHESCGQCTPCREGTGWLNKVLHSILEGRGRLQDIDLLIKVADNMKGKTICALSDAAALPVLSFVTKFRDEFEFYVREGRSKVKGTTYAEMHH from the coding sequence ATGTCTGAAGTAAAAATGCTTACAGAATTCTACCACCTGCCTGAATATCAAACTCTGGCGGGCTACAAAGCCAAGGGTGGTTACGAAACTCTTCATAAAGCTTTTAAAATGCAACCTCAGGCCATCATCGATGAAGTGAAAGCTTCGGGTTTGCGTGGTCGTGGTGGTGCGGGTTTCCCGACCGGTATGAAGTGGGGCTTTTTGCCGAAAAATGGCGAGCCACGCTATCTTCTTTGCAACGCCGATGAAGGTGAACCGGGGACTTTCAAGGATCGTATGATGATGGAGCGTGCTCCACATCAGTTGATCGAGGGCATGATCATTTCTGCTTTCGCGATCGGTTCCCACAAAGGTTACATCTATGTTCGTGGTGAATACGTATTCCCGATCGAATGCCTGAACAAGGCAATCAAAGAGGCTTACGCTGCCGGCCTGCTGGGTAAAAACATCCTGGGTTCTGGTTTTGACTTCGATCTGGATGTTTACCGTGGCGCAGGCGCTTACATCTGCGGTGAGGAAACAGGCATGATTTCTTCTTTGGAAGGTCTGAAAGGCCAGCCAAAACTGAAACCGCCATTCCCGGCAGTTCAGGGTTACCTGAGAAAGCCGACCATCGTGAACAACGTGGAGACTCTGGCTGCAGTAACATACATCATTAAAGACGGCGCTCAGGCCTACCGCAAACACGGTACTGAGAAATCCGCTGGTACTAAATTGTTCTCTTTGTCCGGTAACGTGATGACTCCAGGCAACTTCGAAGTTCCACTGGGTTACCCGTTGATGGACCTGATCATGAAAGAGGGCGGCGGTATGAAGCCGGGCCGCAAACTGAAAGCGGTTATTCCGGGTGGTTCTTCCGCTCCGGTTCTGACAGCTGAAGAAGTGGCGAAAGCAAACTTGGATTACGAATCCCTGGCGGGTCTGGGCACAATGCTTGGTTCCGGCGCGGTGATCGTGATCGACGATTCCCAGTGCATGGTTGATATGCTGGGTGTTTTGACTCACTTCTATGCTCACGAATCTTGTGGTCAGTGCACGCCTTGCCGTGAGGGTACAGGCTGGCTGAATAAAGTTCTTCATTCGATTCTGGAAGGCCGCGGCCGTTTGCAGGACATCGATTTGTTGATCAAAGTGGCTGACAACATGAAAGGTAAAACCATCTGCGCGCTTTCCGATGCAGCGGCTTTGCCGGTTCTCAGCTTTGTAACTAAATTCCGTGATGAGTTTGAATTCTACGTTCGCGAAGGACGCTCTAAGGTAAAAGGAACGACATATGCCGAAATGCACCATTAA
- a CDS encoding complex I 24 kDa subunit family protein, whose product MFKLSDSGLAAVKSELARYEAKESAIIPSLYIAQKENNGFITPEIIRTLSQVMDIPEARINEVFKFYTMFNQKPVGKYHVQVCTNISCALEGGREMAKHICHELGVKFDQVTADGRFTVSKVECLGSCGTAPMMQVNDSYHEKLTPETAMNLLRGMK is encoded by the coding sequence ATGTTTAAATTGTCTGATTCTGGCTTGGCTGCAGTAAAAAGTGAACTGGCTCGCTACGAGGCGAAAGAGTCCGCTATTATTCCAAGCCTTTACATTGCTCAAAAAGAAAACAACGGCTTCATCACGCCGGAAATCATCCGCACACTTTCTCAGGTGATGGATATTCCGGAAGCACGTATCAATGAAGTGTTTAAGTTCTACACCATGTTCAACCAGAAGCCCGTGGGCAAGTACCACGTGCAGGTTTGCACGAACATCTCCTGCGCTCTTGAGGGCGGTCGTGAGATGGCAAAACACATCTGTCATGAACTGGGCGTGAAGTTCGATCAGGTCACTGCGGACGGTCGTTTCACAGTTTCCAAGGTCGAGTGCCTTGGTTCCTGCGGAACTGCGCCGATGATGCAGGTGAATGACAGCTATCACGAAAAGCTGACTCCTGAGACTGCGATGAACCTGTTGAGAGGTATGAAATAA
- the nuoD gene encoding NADH dehydrogenase (quinone) subunit D: MNKLENLKQLLAGKFKIENFKFTHAVGDDVIEVPKEDAPALLLFLRESGQFDFLMDVCGADYPSREKRFDVVYNLFNSKDSSRLRVKAQVGEGESIGTAIPAYRGADWFEREAYDMFGIIFEGHPNLRKILTHHQFVGHPLRKDYDANNQQACTNSLPIHFNNEPGSPGDVLNDKYLPLNIGPSHTAMHGTLRVMAEMDGETIVRCNNEIGYLHRCFEKMAETHPYNQVIPYTDRLNYCSAPMNNIGYCKAVERLLGVEIPPKAQAMRVILAELSRIIDHTIAIGTGAMDLGALTSFFYMFGMREKVYGLFEKLCGARLTVSMTRIGGMAQDAPEGWFDEVLALVKEIRKGTDEMANMVIDNKIFIQRTKNVCPVSAADAIQWGYTGPMLRACGVNLDLRKAQPYYGYDALDFDVPVGTNGDIYDRYLVRFEEMRQSVRIIEQVCKNVPGGDYTIRDKGIVLPEKKDVYGNIEGLMNHFMLIIKGLRPPVGEVYDATEAANGELGFYLVSDGSANPYRLKVRPPCFAIYQSFPTVVKGAMLADAIATVASMNLIAGELDR, from the coding sequence ATGAACAAGCTTGAAAATCTGAAACAGCTTCTGGCTGGCAAATTTAAAATTGAGAACTTCAAGTTCACTCACGCTGTTGGCGATGACGTGATTGAAGTTCCTAAAGAAGACGCTCCGGCGCTTTTGTTGTTCCTTCGTGAAAGCGGCCAGTTCGATTTCCTGATGGACGTGTGCGGTGCGGACTACCCAAGCCGTGAAAAGCGTTTTGACGTTGTTTACAACCTGTTCAACTCCAAAGACTCCTCCCGTCTGCGTGTGAAAGCGCAAGTGGGTGAGGGCGAGTCCATCGGCACTGCAATTCCTGCTTACCGTGGCGCGGACTGGTTTGAACGTGAAGCATACGATATGTTCGGTATCATCTTCGAAGGTCACCCAAACCTGCGCAAGATCCTGACTCACCACCAGTTCGTGGGTCATCCTCTGCGCAAGGACTACGATGCGAACAACCAGCAGGCGTGCACGAACTCCCTGCCGATTCACTTCAACAACGAGCCGGGTTCCCCTGGCGACGTATTGAACGACAAATATCTTCCATTGAACATCGGTCCTTCCCATACGGCGATGCACGGAACTTTGCGTGTGATGGCTGAAATGGACGGCGAGACGATCGTTCGTTGCAACAACGAGATCGGTTACCTGCACCGTTGCTTCGAAAAAATGGCAGAGACTCACCCGTACAATCAGGTGATCCCTTACACCGACCGTCTGAACTACTGTTCTGCTCCGATGAACAACATCGGGTATTGCAAAGCGGTTGAAAGACTTTTGGGCGTGGAAATCCCGCCGAAAGCTCAGGCGATGCGTGTGATCCTGGCTGAACTTTCCCGTATCATCGATCACACGATCGCAATCGGTACCGGCGCGATGGACTTGGGGGCTTTGACCAGCTTCTTCTATATGTTCGGTATGCGTGAAAAAGTTTACGGTCTGTTCGAGAAACTTTGCGGTGCCCGTCTGACAGTATCCATGACCCGTATCGGTGGTATGGCTCAGGATGCGCCGGAAGGCTGGTTCGACGAGGTTCTGGCTCTTGTAAAAGAAATCCGCAAGGGCACAGACGAGATGGCCAATATGGTTATCGACAATAAAATCTTCATCCAGCGTACCAAAAACGTATGTCCGGTATCTGCTGCTGATGCAATTCAGTGGGGTTACACAGGTCCGATGCTTCGTGCCTGCGGTGTGAACCTGGATTTGCGCAAAGCTCAGCCATACTATGGATACGACGCTTTGGATTTTGATGTTCCAGTGGGAACCAACGGTGACATCTATGACCGTTACCTGGTTCGTTTCGAGGAAATGCGTCAGTCCGTTCGTATCATTGAACAAGTCTGCAAAAACGTTCCAGGTGGCGATTACACAATCCGCGACAAAGGCATCGTTCTTCCAGAGAAAAAAGACGTTTACGGCAACATCGAAGGTTTGATGAATCACTTCATGCTGATCATCAAAGGTCTTCGCCCACCAGTGGGTGAAGTTTATGATGCGACAGAAGCAGCCAATGGTGAGTTGGGCTTCTATCTGGTCAGCGATGGTTCCGCGAATCCGTACCGTTTGAAAGTTCGTCCACCTTGCTTTGCGATCTACCAGTCTTTCCCGACTGTGGTTAAGGGCGCGATGCTGGCGGATGCGATTGCAACGGTTGCTTCTATGAACTTGATCGCCGGTGAGCTGGATAGATAA
- a CDS encoding NADH-quinone oxidoreductase subunit B, whose protein sequence is MTGTQAVDDMSRGFAFTSKLDAIVAWGRKNSLWPMPYGTACCGIEFMSVMGPKYDLARFGAEVARFSPRQADLLVVAGTITEKMAPVIVRIYQQMLEPKYVLSMGACASSGGFYRAYHVLQGVDKVIPVDVYIPGCPPTPEAVMDGIMALQRMIATNQPRPWKDNWKSPYEQA, encoded by the coding sequence ATGACCGGAACCCAAGCTGTAGATGATATGTCGCGGGGTTTTGCTTTCACGTCAAAGCTTGATGCTATTGTTGCGTGGGGAAGAAAAAACTCTCTGTGGCCAATGCCGTACGGTACTGCTTGCTGCGGTATCGAGTTCATGTCCGTGATGGGTCCCAAGTATGACTTGGCTCGTTTCGGTGCGGAAGTGGCGCGCTTCTCTCCACGTCAGGCGGACTTGCTTGTCGTTGCGGGAACCATCACTGAGAAAATGGCTCCGGTGATCGTGCGTATCTATCAGCAGATGCTGGAACCTAAGTACGTGTTGTCCATGGGCGCTTGTGCAAGCTCCGGTGGTTTCTATCGTGCTTACCACGTTCTTCAGGGCGTTGATAAAGTCATCCCTGTCGACGTTTACATTCCAGGCTGCCCTCCAACACCAGAAGCGGTGATGGACGGTATCATGGCTTTGCAGCGTATGATTGCGACAAATCAACCTCGTCCTTGGAAAGACAACTGGAAGAGCCCATATGAACAAGCTTGA
- a CDS encoding S8 family peptidase, whose product MKKMALYVASAILVLSGVASASSQKQDLLIKLAPGFVELEIQGAKVEKLSESWVRVQAPRRMSLQSLEKNPAIEYVQPNYKISLLEDYKIEDPLRRAALAKMLSRNPQLRAAARQDNPAIPDAPQPATGADPLFSKQWGMLDIGVVDGWKVTKGNPEMIVAVIDTGVDYTHEDLLPNLWRNAGEIPDNGIDDDGNGYIDDVIGWDFVTNDNKPYDLAVDSLDGLFKGGNPGHGTHCAGNVAARGDNGKGIAGVAPNVKIMSLRFIGMTGGGTTADAIKSIRYAVDNGAKIMNNSWGSEGEEPGAPENQALRDAVQYAQDKGVLFIAAAGNGHKGVGYDNDTDKLPAYPASYDHDIIISVAALDSNDRLGSFSNWGQKSVDIGAPGVKVYSTTVAQSYSDTVIDKFGFKATWDGTSMAAPHVAGAAALYWSAHPEKSWQDVKAAIIGSARKINALDRKSVSGGKLDVKALMSY is encoded by the coding sequence ATGAAGAAGATGGCACTGTACGTTGCTTCTGCCATTCTTGTTTTGTCCGGAGTGGCATCTGCCAGCTCCCAAAAGCAAGATTTGCTTATTAAACTGGCACCTGGCTTCGTTGAATTGGAAATTCAGGGCGCAAAAGTCGAAAAACTGAGCGAATCCTGGGTTCGCGTTCAAGCTCCCCGCCGCATGAGCCTTCAATCTTTGGAAAAAAATCCGGCCATCGAGTACGTTCAGCCGAACTACAAAATCTCTCTTTTGGAAGACTATAAAATCGAAGACCCTCTTCGCCGTGCCGCTTTGGCAAAAATGCTTTCAAGAAATCCTCAGCTTCGCGCAGCCGCTCGCCAGGACAACCCGGCGATTCCTGACGCTCCGCAACCAGCGACAGGTGCAGATCCTTTGTTCTCCAAACAGTGGGGCATGCTGGATATCGGCGTGGTTGACGGCTGGAAAGTGACCAAAGGCAATCCGGAAATGATCGTGGCGGTTATCGACACAGGTGTCGACTACACACACGAAGACCTTCTGCCAAATCTTTGGAGAAACGCTGGCGAAATCCCTGACAACGGCATCGACGATGACGGAAACGGTTACATCGACGACGTGATCGGCTGGGACTTTGTGACCAACGACAATAAACCTTATGATCTTGCCGTGGATTCTTTGGACGGCTTGTTCAAAGGTGGCAACCCTGGTCACGGCACTCACTGCGCTGGTAACGTGGCCGCTCGTGGTGACAACGGCAAAGGTATTGCCGGCGTGGCTCCGAACGTGAAAATCATGTCCTTGCGTTTCATCGGCATGACTGGTGGCGGGACCACAGCTGATGCGATCAAATCCATCCGCTATGCGGTTGATAACGGCGCAAAAATCATGAACAATTCCTGGGGTTCGGAAGGTGAAGAGCCTGGCGCTCCTGAAAATCAGGCTTTGCGTGATGCGGTTCAATACGCTCAAGACAAAGGTGTGCTGTTTATCGCAGCAGCTGGCAACGGCCACAAAGGCGTGGGCTATGACAACGACACCGACAAGCTTCCGGCGTACCCGGCGTCTTATGACCATGACATCATCATCTCTGTGGCGGCTTTGGATTCCAACGACCGTCTGGGTTCATTCTCCAACTGGGGTCAGAAGTCTGTGGATATCGGTGCTCCGGGCGTGAAAGTTTATTCCACGACGGTGGCACAGAGCTACAGCGACACTGTGATCGACAAGTTCGGCTTCAAAGCCACTTGGGATGGAACGTCCATGGCAGCTCCGCACGTTGCGGGTGCGGCGGCCTTGTACTGGTCTGCTCACCCGGAAAAATCCTGGCAGGATGTGAAAGCGGCGATCATCGGATCTGCTCGCAAGATCAATGCTCTGGATCGTAAGTCCGTGTCAGGCGGCAAGCTTGATGTGAAAGCTTTGATGAGCTACTAA